A stretch of Natronococcus sp. CG52 DNA encodes these proteins:
- the trpD gene encoding anthranilate phosphoribosyltransferase has translation MQEFVERVTDGEDLTQKDARAASRAVFEGATEAQIGALLAALRAKGETEAEIAGFAQGMREAARTIEPDGEPLVDTCGTGGDDYDTINVSTTSAIVAAGAGVPVAKHGNYSVSSSSGSADVLEEVGVRVEAEPPAVEDAIERDGIGFMLAPVFHPAMKAVIGPRKELGMRTVFNVLGPLTNPAGADAQVVGVYDPDLVPVLADALARMDVERALVVHGAGTDEIAIHGETVAAEVNGSDVEEYTLEAADLGLGEQEIADIAGGSPAENAADMRGIVEGDVTGAKRDVILANAGAAIYVADAADSLEAGADAAREAIESGDAAAKLEQLCSQNRAEVPGQEAR, from the coding sequence ATGCAGGAGTTCGTCGAACGGGTTACGGACGGGGAGGATCTCACACAGAAAGACGCTCGAGCGGCCTCGAGAGCGGTGTTCGAGGGCGCGACGGAGGCACAGATCGGTGCGCTGCTCGCGGCGCTGCGTGCAAAGGGCGAGACCGAAGCCGAGATCGCCGGCTTCGCGCAGGGAATGCGCGAAGCGGCCCGAACGATCGAGCCCGACGGGGAACCGCTGGTCGACACCTGCGGGACGGGCGGGGACGACTACGATACGATCAACGTCTCGACGACGAGCGCGATCGTCGCCGCCGGAGCGGGCGTGCCGGTCGCCAAACACGGCAACTACTCGGTTTCCTCCTCGTCCGGGAGCGCCGACGTTCTCGAGGAGGTCGGCGTCCGCGTCGAGGCCGAACCTCCGGCCGTCGAGGACGCGATCGAACGCGACGGGATCGGCTTCATGCTCGCGCCGGTGTTTCACCCGGCGATGAAGGCCGTCATCGGTCCGCGAAAGGAACTCGGGATGCGGACCGTCTTCAACGTGCTCGGCCCGCTGACGAACCCCGCCGGCGCGGACGCCCAGGTCGTCGGCGTCTACGATCCCGACCTCGTGCCCGTTCTCGCGGACGCGCTCGCGCGGATGGACGTCGAGCGCGCGCTGGTCGTCCACGGCGCCGGCACCGACGAAATCGCGATCCACGGCGAGACCGTCGCTGCAGAAGTGAACGGATCCGACGTCGAAGAGTACACCCTCGAGGCTGCCGATCTCGGCCTCGGAGAACAGGAGATCGCGGACATCGCGGGCGGCTCGCCCGCGGAGAACGCGGCCGACATGCGCGGCATCGTCGAGGGCGACGTGACGGGCGCGAAACGCGACGTCATCCTCGCAAACGCCGGCGCGGCGATCTACGTCGCGGATGCGGCCGACTCGCTCGAAGCGGGCGCCGACGCCGCACGCGAGGCGATCGAGTCCGGCGACGCGGCGGCGAAACTCGAGCAGCTCTGCAGCCAGAACCGAGCGGAGGTCCCGGGACAGGAGGCACGATGA
- a CDS encoding DUF4177 domain-containing protein has translation MDSEPSANWEYKVIEPPSELTKRESSNPERRLNELAADGWRLVETVSYDGGGTKFLIFERSLED, from the coding sequence ATGGACAGTGAACCGTCCGCAAACTGGGAGTACAAAGTTATCGAGCCGCCGAGCGAGTTGACGAAACGCGAATCCTCGAACCCCGAGAGGCGGCTCAACGAACTAGCTGCCGACGGATGGCGACTCGTCGAGACCGTCTCGTACGACGGCGGCGGTACGAAGTTTTTGATCTTCGAGCGCTCGCTCGAGGACTGA
- a CDS encoding phosphoribosylanthranilate isomerase has product MTRVKICGITTEDDLETAVDAGTDAIGVICDVPVDTHREVSPDRAAELVAAAPPFVTTVLVTMPDDPAAATELVDAVGADAVQIHGTLEPDELASVRERIDATLLVALDAGGATAATAERYDAVADGLLVDTPGEDGGGGTGETHDWNRTRTTTTDLESPVILAGGLTPENVADAVRTVEPFAVDVASGVETPEGGKDADAVRTFVERAKTASTPALQS; this is encoded by the coding sequence ATGACGCGCGTGAAGATCTGTGGAATAACGACCGAGGACGACCTCGAGACGGCCGTCGACGCCGGAACGGACGCGATCGGCGTCATCTGTGACGTGCCGGTCGACACCCACCGCGAGGTGTCGCCCGATCGGGCGGCCGAACTCGTCGCGGCCGCGCCGCCGTTCGTGACGACCGTGCTCGTGACGATGCCGGACGATCCGGCGGCGGCGACCGAACTGGTGGATGCGGTCGGGGCCGACGCGGTGCAGATCCACGGAACCCTCGAGCCGGACGAACTCGCGTCGGTACGAGAGCGGATCGACGCGACGCTCCTGGTGGCGCTCGACGCGGGCGGTGCGACCGCGGCGACCGCCGAGCGCTACGACGCCGTCGCCGACGGGTTGCTCGTCGACACGCCCGGCGAGGATGGCGGCGGCGGTACCGGCGAGACCCACGACTGGAACCGGACCCGGACGACGACAACTGATCTCGAGTCGCCAGTGATTCTCGCCGGCGGACTGACGCCCGAGAACGTCGCCGACGCGGTGCGGACGGTCGAGCCGTTCGCCGTCGACGTCGCGAGCGGCGTCGAGACACCCGAGGGTGGCAAGGACGCCGACGCCGTGCGAACGTTCGTCGAGCGAGCGAAGACCGCGTCGACGCCGGCCCTGCAATCATGA
- a CDS encoding DUF5786 family protein, which translates to MGFGSYDESEQQQQNVADEDDEDAAVNVHENDYEGEMTLETGGSADDLIGQLQDIKESKEAKEE; encoded by the coding sequence ATGGGTTTTGGTAGCTACGACGAGTCCGAGCAGCAGCAGCAAAACGTGGCCGACGAAGACGACGAAGACGCCGCCGTAAACGTCCACGAAAACGACTACGAAGGGGAAATGACACTCGAGACCGGCGGCTCGGCCGACGATCTGATCGGACAGCTACAGGATATCAAAGAGAGCAAGGAAGCCAAAGAGGAGTAA
- a CDS encoding ribonuclease J: MEIEIATIGGYEEVGRQMTAVRAGDDIVIFDMGLNLSKVLIHDNIRTEGMHSLDLIDMGAIPDDRVMSDLEGDVQAIVPTHGHLDHIGAISKLAHRYDAPIVATPFTIELVKDEFDDEQKFGSDNELIKMEAGETMSIGDSDEVDLEFVNVTHSIIDAINPVLHTPEGAVVYGLDKRMDHTPVIGDPIDMERFREIGREGVLCYIEDCTNANKKGRTPSESVAREHLRDVLYSMEDYDGGIVATTFSSHIARVKSLVEFARDIDRQPILLGRSMEGYSGTAKRLDVDFPSDVEMVGYRQSIEQTLGRIMNEGKENFLPVVTGHQGEPRAMLTRMARGETPYELDEGDKVVFSARVIPEPTNEGQRYQAEKLLGMQGARIYDDIHVSGHLCQEGHYEMLDALQPEHIIPAHQNMSGFSGYVDLASNQGYKLGRDIHVTSNGDIIELA; the protein is encoded by the coding sequence ATGGAAATTGAAATTGCGACGATTGGCGGCTACGAGGAAGTCGGCCGACAGATGACCGCTGTTCGCGCCGGTGACGACATCGTGATCTTCGACATGGGACTGAACCTGTCGAAGGTCCTGATTCACGACAATATCCGAACGGAAGGGATGCACAGTCTCGACCTGATCGACATGGGTGCGATCCCCGACGACCGGGTGATGAGCGACCTGGAGGGTGACGTGCAGGCTATCGTGCCGACGCACGGCCACCTCGACCACATCGGCGCCATCTCGAAACTGGCCCACCGATACGACGCACCCATCGTCGCGACGCCGTTCACGATCGAACTGGTGAAGGACGAGTTCGACGACGAGCAGAAGTTCGGCTCCGACAACGAGCTGATCAAGATGGAGGCCGGCGAGACGATGTCGATCGGCGACTCCGACGAGGTCGACCTCGAGTTCGTCAACGTCACCCACTCGATCATCGACGCGATCAACCCGGTTCTTCACACGCCCGAGGGCGCCGTCGTCTACGGACTGGACAAGCGCATGGACCACACGCCGGTCATCGGCGATCCGATCGACATGGAGCGATTCCGCGAGATCGGCCGCGAAGGCGTCCTCTGTTACATCGAGGACTGTACGAACGCGAACAAGAAGGGTCGGACGCCCAGCGAGAGCGTCGCCCGCGAGCACCTCCGCGACGTCCTCTACAGCATGGAGGACTACGACGGCGGCATCGTCGCCACCACCTTCTCCTCCCACATCGCCCGCGTGAAGAGTCTCGTCGAGTTCGCACGAGATATCGATCGACAGCCGATCCTGCTCGGCCGCTCGATGGAAGGGTACTCGGGAACCGCGAAGCGACTCGACGTGGATTTCCCGTCGGATGTCGAGATGGTCGGCTACCGCCAGTCCATCGAGCAGACGCTCGGACGGATCATGAACGAGGGCAAGGAGAACTTCCTGCCCGTCGTGACTGGCCACCAGGGCGAGCCGCGCGCGATGCTCACCCGGATGGCCCGAGGCGAGACGCCGTACGAACTCGACGAGGGTGACAAGGTCGTCTTCTCCGCGCGAGTGATTCCGGAGCCGACCAACGAGGGGCAGCGCTACCAGGCCGAGAAGCTCCTCGGCATGCAGGGCGCCCGCATCTACGACGACATCCACGTTTCGGGTCACCTCTGTCAGGAGGGCCACTACGAGATGCTCGACGCGCTCCAGCCCGAGCACATTATCCCCGCCCACCAGAACATGAGCGGCTTCTCGGGATACGTCGATCTCGCATCCAATCAGGGATACAAACTCGGACGCGATATTCACGTCACCTCGAACGGAGATATCATCGAACTAGCGTGA